DNA from Musa acuminata AAA Group cultivar baxijiao chromosome BXJ1-5, Cavendish_Baxijiao_AAA, whole genome shotgun sequence:
GGGCTTCTCCGCCGCGGCCTTCCCGCTAGTCAACCTTACCACACTTTGCTTCCGAGTATGATGGCAAGCGATGGCTTCTCTCGCATCAGGAGAGCCGATGTTTTCGGTGTCGAAAGCAGGGGAATCAGCCACACCCCGTCCCGCGAATACCCGCCTACTGCTCAGGCGATCGAAGATGATTTGTATGTGGAGGCTGATGATGGTGCGAGGCTGCCAGGATTGGAGCCTACGAAGCCTGGTGAGAAGCCGAGGGTGGTGGTTCTCGGCACCGGATGGGCTGGCTGCCGGTTCCTCAAAGGACTGGACGCCAAGCTTTATGACATCGTCTGCATCTCTCCCAGGAACCACATGGTCTTCACGCCCCTGCTTGCTTCTACCTGCGTTGGCACGCTCGAGTTCCGCTCGGTAGCTGAGCCGGTGGGCCGGATCCAGTCTGCTCTGGCCGGAGCCCCTGATTCCTACTTCTACCTGGCAAATTGTACGGGGATCGACACGGACAAGCACGAAGTGAGATCCACATGAACCTTCCTCTGTTTCATCGTGCTCATGTTAATAGATCGAACTCATGTGATGATGGATCGGAGTAGGTGCATTGCGAGTCTGTCCCAGGCACCGGGCTGCCTTACGACCCCTACCGCTTCAAGGTTGCGTATGACAAGCTGGTTATCGCGGCCGGTGCAGACCCTCTAACCTTCGGCATCAAAGGAGTACGAGAACATGCAATGTTTCTCCGTGAAGTACACCATGCTCAAGAGATACGAAGGAAGCTTCTTTTGAACCTGATGCTCTCCGAGTCTCCGGGTAAGTTCTATGGATTGATTGCATTGCAGAGATCCGCCTTCTTCGCGCATACTTCGATGCTCATCGACTCGGTATCCGGTTGTTGTCTATCTATGATCGCAGGCATatcagaagaagagaagaagcgtCTTCTCCACTGTGTTGTCATAGGAGGTGGCCCGACCGGAGTAGAATTCAGTGGTGAACTGAGTGACTTCATCATGAGAGATGTACGCCAGAGATATTCTCATGTAAAAGATCACATTCAAGTGACTCTCATAGAGGTACGTACAGCTTCGGCATCTCGAATCGATGTTTACGATCTGGAAAGAAGTTGCCGATCGTTTTTGTTTTCTGAGCAGGCAAATGAGATCCTATCATCGTTCGACATCGGATTGAGGCAGTATGCAACGAATCACTTGACGAAGGTGAGCAATATGCTCGTCATTTTAGTGAACACGAGGTAGatttttcctttttctgtggAGCAACTGAATCATCGATCACGAATGGTGCATCAGTCTGGAGTTCGTCTCGTGCGAGGTGTGGTGAAAGAGGTGCTGCCGGAGAAGATACTCCTAAGCGACGGAAGTTGTGTTCCTTATGGTCTGCTCGTCTGGTCCACCGGAGTCGGGCCCTCGGAGTTCGTGAAGTCGCTCGACCTTCCCAAGGCTCCGGGCGGAAGGTCAGCACGACATGACGATCTTTTAATTCGTGtgctttttctttctctctctcttttgcagGTGTGATTGCGGTTTTCTATGCGTGCAGGATCGGAGTCGATGAATGGCTTCGCGTTCCATCCGTGGAAGACGTATTTGCACTGGGGGATTGCGCAGGTTTTCTGGAACACACAGGGAAGCCGGTTCTTCCTGCCCTGGCTCAGGTGCCTCGTACTCCTCCGTTCCTCTTCTTCGAGATAGATAGCATGACGAATCGAACGACTGTGGATGCTGAAAGTTGCCAACTCCTCTTGCAAACAGGTTGCCGAGAGGGAGGGCAAATATCTCGCCAACATGTTCAACGAGATTGGCAAGCAGAACGGTGGCAAGGCGCACTGCGCCGGGAACATCACCATGGGGGATGCCTTCGTCTACAGGCACCTCGGAAGCATGGCGTCCGTTGGGCGCTACAAAGCACTGGTGGATCTAAGACAGAGCAAGGTACGATGCATCTCCTTCATGTGAATCCAGGAAGGTGCCTAAGAATGCCTTGGGAAACAACCATGAGAGCTTCGATCACGCAGCCTCACATGCTGCTCTTCTAACTTTGTTGCGCAGGACGCCAAGGGCATTTCCATGGCCGGGTTCATCAGCTGGTTCATATGGAGGTCTGCCTACCTGACGCGTGTGGTAAGCTGGAGAAACAGGTTCTACGTCGCGGTGAATTGGGCCACGACTCTGGTCTTCGGCAGGGATAACTCCAGGATTGGATAGGTCCATCGATCGCAATGCTGCACGCCGCGAGGCAGCCAAGTTTTGGGAGCAAAAAATCCTACGCTCGAAATCatcattttgttttgttttgtgtttcTTTCTTCTACTgctcatttttttttaatccaaaagAATTTATTTGTcgtatttatattaaaaaaaatcctctaaaattgataataaaatcTATATGTTGGTTTCTGATTATTATGTTCTACGGTGGCAATGGCGATCCGACTGGAGTTTTTGTGTCAAGCTTTATTTTTATTGTCTTGCATAGATCGAGCGCATGCTCAATATTCCATTGagatcattataatattttcgtTGATGTTGCAAATATTAATCAATCAATCAGAACTCGTGAATGATCCTATCAGAAAATATTCTTTACATTATAAGTTGTTTGTaaatccaaattataaatatatggctgttcagatttttttttcttttttaacccTTGACATTTCATTTTAGATTTCTTTAGTCTTTCAAATTTGATAGGGGATTACGACGATGGTAGACGTACCTACGGGGTTTTGTCCGGAACATGTGAGCCTATAAGGATAAGGAAGATTTGACGGACATATAAGACATATAGAtctgaatttttttaaataataacttAAATATGCTAAATTCGACATCAAACCTTAAATTCTGAATTTTTTTAAAGCAATAAATCATGTTATATAAGTTGTTTTAAGTGGTGGTAAAGTTCAAAATGTGGGAGACGATGTCGGGCCGCAAGGGTTTGGGCTAGGGCGGGGCGAAGCGCCACCGCGAGGTGCTCCGCGATAACATCCGGGGGGCATCACGAGGCCCGCGATCTGGCGCATCAGCGGCCTGGGAGACCCGCGGGCCCCACAACATCATTCTCGCTTACGTGATCTGTGATGCTGTCACCTACACCGAACACGCCCGGCGGAAGACCGTCACCGCCATGGCCGTCGTGCGTGCGTGCCCCGAAAAGGCAGGGAAAGACTCTCTACGAGTATGGCGGTTAGGGTTTCATCACAATTAAAAAGTCTTGCTGTcgagaaaagaggaaagagaaaaaaaattgaattgGAGGTTGTGTGGGGAAAGAATTTGTTGCTCCCAAGTGTTGTTGGAATTGCTAATCTGGGGTTTTACTTGGTTTTCTGCATGTCGGTGCTTTTAGTTGTTGATACtggaatttttttttgtataaatacTGATGTGGGATCGATGCTTAATTATTTTTGCTTCTGTTGGATTATAATAACTTGTTTTGAGCTCTTTTTTTAATAGCTGTTGCATCTTTCTTGCAGTGCGTGCGATGCTACCTTTGATCTCTTATGATATGTTGTCGGACACCTTCTGCTACAAGTTATGAGGTTGTCTATTAGGATGTACCTGCTGTCTTTCCTTAGCTCAGTTTGCGTGAGATCAAAACTAAATATATGTTCGTGTTTGTTGATATGTATGCTACTTTGGTATGTATCAGAAATTTGAAATTTATTTCATCCTTCAATATTGAGGTAATATTGATATTTAGACTTCGGACTTTAAATGGGATGCATGCTTCTGTTCATACGATTTGACTTGTTAAACTTATTGCATTGGTTATTGCTTTAATGCTACTGCTTTAATTAATGGTACGACACTGGATGATACTTTTTCTATTATTTGTGGTGACATGATTTGAGAGGTCCATTTTACCCCAAGCACTTCACGACCTAATTTATGCATGCTTGTCAATTCAATTATCGTGTTTAATTGGAAAATTTTATCTTCTCATGTATGTGTGTCCTTTATGTTAGTAAGAGCTTGTGGTTGTTCCAAAATTAACATTTTATTTTGTGGCAGGTAAGTTTGGATGGACTTTCCTGCAAGGCTAATATTGTCATAGTATCATTCAGACACttgatcttttttcttttacattgcAATTTCTGCTTACAACTTTTCGGTGTATTGTGATGCAAAGATCTTAGAATAGGATATATTAGGTTTGCTTTGGCCTTTGTTGAATGACAATATAAAACAAGATTATGgaaattatttcttttatacTTAAGTTTACATTTTGGATCGAGTATTGGTGAATGTGAGATTTTGCTGCACCATGTGTGCCTAGCATACCTTACTGTGCTGATAAATCTAATGATACTCGAAAAGTTTAAACTTTTTTGGTTGCATTGCATAATTTTGTTGTATGTATAGCCCTTTGCAAGTGTAGCTCACAGAATGTTTCATGACATTTTTTATatggtaatttatttgatctgcgAGCAATTTATGTTTAGATGTCATGTTGCAACCATTAATACTGGATGCTTTTGTTACAGAGTTTGCTATGAGTGTGGTGTAAGTTGATTGATTATGCTATCTTTCTAGTCtgaaagttttgttttgtttgatGGTGCAAGATTTGTTGGATCCTCATTTCATTGGTGTCAAGGGTAAAGCTTGGTATCATGGTGAAACTGTATATCATGATTGATTAATATTATGCTCCTTTCCCGTTGTTCATAGGTAAGGCTTTCTACATTGATCCACACTAAAACTGTATATGCAGGAGTCTTGTGTATTAGGCTTGTTCCTTGTATTTTGCTGCCTGTTCTCACTTAATTCTTGCTTAAATTATTTGCATCTAGTCATCGTTTGTGGTTGTTTCATTGAATAGTTTGGATTGCCTTGGTtcaaatgtttcttgaaaataatgTTGTGACTACTCAGAGTTTAGTAGTATTAATAACTGGTATATGAGATCTGTTATatcagaaaaataaaattaagaatccATATCAAAAGCTGATGCATAGTTTGTTTAGTTCCATGTGCTGCAGGTTATTTGCTGACTGTTTCTGAACTAGGATGAATTGTATCAGTGGCTTGATTCATGAGGAAACTCTAGGTGTTCTTAGCATGTTCCCCAACAAGGTGATCTTTCTTTTACCCTTTATTATGTTGTAGGAAAACCATTATGACCATGATACCATGTATGCCTCTGCCTTGGTGTTCGAGGATTGGTCACCATAGAAAATCTCTGTTGAGACAATGATTATAAAAGGACACTCAACAGTGAAACGGAAACTCTTAGTTACAGTATTTGAGTTcttaatcttattagatatctttgGTAATTTGATTTTTATGTTCCTGTAGTACCTCTGGAGACATTTTCTCATTATGTCCAGCTGTTACCTTTCACTGAATTGTGGCCTAGATGCATAAATTTGTTTGCTGTTGTCATATCCCAGACATGGGCAATCCTAATGGTATGTGATGCTTGCTACATACATGAATGCAAAAGTAAATGCAAAAGTATCATACTTTGTGtagctttttcttctttttttttttcttttctctatgtGATCATTATGCTTGACTTGATCAAGTATTCATGCCTAAACATGTGACTCGCGTACTAGTCTCACGGAGTTGTTAACTGAATGGTCGAATTCCTTATTTGTGGCTTAATGGTATTCTGTCTTCTAGATACTTGTCTAATACCAATTGATGTCATTAAAAGATACTCGGAATGTCCCAAAAGCAAATTAGAGAGTTTAAAATCGCAGTAGTTTTTCGTGATGTTTTCCCAATTTTTCTCTTTAGGAAATTGGGATGTTTACTTCCTGAAAATAAGGTTTTAAAACAATGTGGGTATTCTCATTTACTTGTGCTTTTTCTTGGTCTTAGTGAACCAACATCTTTATTAGATCTGTTTAATTGTGTCATGTCCTTATGACGGAGGATGTTTTGTGAAAATTAAATATTCTTGAAGAGTCGCAGTCTGAGAGACTCCTTTTCACTATTTGGGAAATGAATTTAGGCTGTTGCATTATTGTATTGCagaaatgttttattttatactGAGTGTGATTTGACTGTTTTATTAGGCTGTTGCATTATTGTATTGCagaaatgttttattttatactGAGTGTGATTTGACTATTTTATTAGGCTGTTGCATTATTGTATTGCAGAAATGTTTTCTTTTACTGAGTGTGATTTTGACTATTTAAATATGTCATGCCATCCTTAGATAACGAGTGTTCTATTGTAATGTTCGGTAATGTATCTATTCATTTTCTCTATTTTCAGGGTGCAGATGGGTGGTTGGCTGGTGGGAATTGAGAAAACTTTATGTTTACAGTCACAATGATCTGACTAACTGATTCTTGATTTGTTAATCTGTAAATTATATTCAGATGTTGAGGGCTTTGAAATGCATCATCTTATCTGTTTGTATGTCTATATATGTACTTATCCAGGCTTTTGCATATCAACATAGGACCACATATACAGGAATATCTACATGAATATTCATTGGTATAGATGTTTTCCTTCCTTTCATGCCTTGATTTTCATTTGTTTGTGTTTGAAAAATTAAAAGCATAAAGAATAATGGTGTCTTAACTTTCCTTGTTTGTGTAGCTAAATTACCACAGGATTAGTTGATTTCTATATCGTTGGAGTTTCTGAAAGTTTGATTCAGGATAAAATAGCGTGGACAAATATAGTGCACAAGGCTTCAGAATCCGGAGAGGATCAATGTATGTAGCTTTACCCAGTTTGTTTTTGCAACACGGAATTCTGATCATCCATGTCGTTGGAGCAAATAAAGTTTTTGGtaagaaagttttttttttccagaCATGTTAATAAGGTTAATTATGGTAAATACGCCTTCATACTGTATGTTTTCAGGGAAAGTACATGAGCATATTGTATTTAAGCTGGATTTTCGTAACAGATTGTATAATACTTTTTTGGTTGGCTTTATGGTACCGTCTTATGTTATTTGGGTTTTGACTCATTCTCCTGGATTTTGATGTTGCTAAATCCTTGTTCTTCATCTGGATGCGCCAGGTTTCTGCTGGGAAATGTTGGTGCACCCTGGTGCATCAGATGGGAGGGGTTTCTCGTAGAACACTGTTGCAACAGCCACTCAGCTTTGTGCGTTGCAAGCCGTTCTTACAACCTCCAAAATTCATACTCGTCAATTCTTTGGGTTTCTTACTGAATTGCTTGTCGTCACCAATTTGGCCCATCGACAGGAGAGTGAAGAAAAGCATGCATTGATGTTGCTGCAGATTGTGGAAGAATAGGTATGCAGTTTTCTGTAACTGGTTTCGACAAACGATGGCAGCCAAGGTGAGCCAATTCTGTGGTTCCAAAAGAATTAACTATGTCAGCTAGGATCAAGGTTTATTGGATTCTGTGTTTTATCTATGTATTTGATCGAGAAGTTGTTTGGTCTTCTAGACTTGATGGTTGCAGGTTAGCTTTATGCTCGTCTTCTCAATCACTCAATCCTCGAAGTAGGACAAAGGGGCATCTGCATTTGGCAGGTTGCAGCACACCAGCATCATTAGCCGAATCTTGCGGAGGTGTTTCCTCCAGGAAGCAACCCAGACCAGGCATAAAaggtactactactactactactacacaaCTGGAAGAAAGACTTTATAGTTATTTTGTCTTTCTAATTACAAAGTTAATAGACTAGAAAACAAGTTAGTATTTCATAAAATAATAGAATTATGACTTGTAAAAATTCATAGCATTATATATTGATGGAGTAAGTAGTACTACTTTTTGGGAATAAAGGAGACAATATTCTTTAGGATATAAAGCTATCGTCTTTAGGTGGTGGAAGGAGGGAAGGTTATGTGGACAACCTCTAGTACAGACATGCCAAGTGCTCTCGACGAAGAAAGGGGTGGGTCGGTACAAGTATTCCTTGACGCCCATTGCCTTTGGCCGGCGAAAGCGGAGGCCAGACGTCGTATCTTTGTGGAGTACACCGTGTAGGGTGGATTCACGATGGCACGTGTATCATTAAAGCAGTAGCTCTACGGTGTAGGAGAGCGATGCGGCTTTGATGGCCGCGATTGAcgtgattatttatttataataggaTTAGATGTTATTAGCTTTCTTTCTATTGCAGTCGTTAATTACTGTTTATGTGATAAATAAATGCAAGCGCGAAAGCGACGTCTACATAACAAATGCATCGTGATTGGCGCCTCACGTGATGCGACGCGTGGCCGTTTGCGTCGGTccagatttgatgatttaaaatacatGGAGAGCGGATTCCGCGGAAGCGTAAGCGCAAGCTGCGGGAAACTCCGCACCTCGGAACGAACTTGTTGGTGAGACGTGGGTCGTCTTCGCTTCCCTCTTTGCCTTCCCCCTCACGGCTGCTACCGCTGAGCTCTCTGTCGCGCTGTTTCCTTTTTTCCTCAAGATCTCTTTCGTGCCTTCTTCGCTGCGACCTGTCCCGAAAATCGATGATCCAATCAGGTACTAGTCGACCCTGACGTACATATCTCGCAGCTTCGATCGTTTTCCCCTCGGAACTCAGGCCGCGAATGAGGGTAGAAAGATCGAGCATGATGGATTTCTTCCCTCTTGAGTGTTCGGATTTTTTGGGGTTTGAATGTCTAGTGCTTGGACTCGGAGCGGTCCCCGTTGCTGCATTGGACGCCGTCCTGGCATGAGATACAAGTGATCCGTCCCAAAGTCGGAGAGAGAAGATGTGGTTTTAAGGTATTAGAATCGTAAGGTTTTTTGGGTTTGTGAAATCTACTCGTGATCTCTGAGTTTCACCATTTCGTCTTTCGGAAAGTTAGTTTGAGAAAACGGGCAATGGTCTCTTTGTGTGAGATTAGGACGAGATTTAGTCTCGAGCCATCGCCATCGATGGTCTCTTAGGGTGGAAGGGGAATCATCAGCCATGGTCGCCATCATAAGCTTTTATGATGTTTCCTGTGTGAGATTAGCACGGGATACAATCTCGAGTGGCTAAATGGAAGGGAGACCgggtaatgtttcttttatgacgTCTCTTGGATTCTGACGAGTCCTATAGTCTTGTTGTTACTACTGTACTTAATAGTAGCAATCTGGTCTCTAATTGTGGTGAATGGTTGGTCTTTATATTCCTATTCTATGGTCGAATGGTTTCTGGTTTGGGAGCTCTATTGCTTATCGGAGTTGGAACATGGATGAATAATACCCGGTTTTTTCACTTACATTTGGGGAAAGAAAAAAGGTTTAGGAGGACTAGAAGTTTTGGAGCAGCTTCTTTTGGAAGTCCAAGGTTATGTTCTATACAATCATAACCAACATAGTTGTTTTATTTGGgatttttcatttctttttccaAATGCTTGTCGTtaaaaatttatcatatttctagTTAATAGGGATGGTGGCAAGACTTTTTTGGCAAGAATTATGTTTTCACCTCTTGATGTTAACTGAACCTAGTGGTTTCAGACAGTGTGGTTATGTGTTGAGTATGTTGATCAAATTCACATGGAAACGTCCAATTTCAAATTTTCGATTGAAAGTTTGAAACTGTGCTTTCTTGGCTGTTGTTGTAAGTATAGTTTGGAATCTTTGTAGCGTGACTGAAGTGTTTTAGGACATTTAAAGTCTGGATATgttgtttaatatttatttagtCATTGATGCCTTGTCCTTAACTTTTTAAAGTTTCTTAATGTCTCAGTTTATTTTAATGCATTTTGTGCTACACCATGGCATACTCATCTTTCTATGTAGTACTTGGTCGGTCGGATGGCATACTCAGGAAAGTCTATTTCTCGTTATTGTTCAATCATAGTTACCTGCATTTCCATGCATTTCAAGGACTACTTAGCCTATTTTGGTGTAACTGCTTTTGAGGTACTTTATAATCTATTTTGTTATAAAGCGGTTCTTTAGATGCTATATTATAAGCATTTCTGCCTGACCTTCATGGAAGTGGATGAAATTTACAAAACAATTTTCTCCACTAATCATGGTGAGGAGATTCTATATTTTTCAAGTCATTGGTCTTGGAGGTTTGATCAGACTGTGACATAATCCTGCCATAAACCTTTATTATGTGGTTGTAGACATTATTAACCTACCGTAATCCTTAAATATGTTACACCATTCTTTTTCAGGATTAGTTACTGATTTTAGGTTATTTTTGGAAATAATAATTCTATCAGCTTAAATTTCTGGATTAGGTACTGACATTTACCGGACAGCAACTCCCCCATTGTCTTACTCTGTGGGTAGTGCAGCAGAAGTTGGAGTTTTAATTTATCTTGTAAATTGTTTCCTGCTATTCTTTATTTATGTAGTCTCAAGCCATGATGTGATAATTGATGTCTTCTTGCCTGCATTTTATGCACAAATTTACATGAGTCTAAAGTTATAATTGGTCAGCTGTATAATTCCTCGGTGTTGATATTTTGTGGTGACTTCATAGTAATGGAAGTAAATGATGTTATCAAGCTATGCTTCTCTTGTCAGCTTTTGCTTCATTACGGTATCTTATGCTTATAGGCCTCATGCTTATGTTCTGTTTTAGCATTCATGGAGATGCATCTTCAAGCTGTGATGGTGTATTAGATGCTGCTGCTTCAGTTTTAGATCATTCTATGTTCCACTAAAGAGAACTTAAATCCATCATCTGCTGGCCAGACATAGTCTTAGGAGATGCAAATACAAGAAGAGGTGTTTCTTCTTTCTAACATTGTTATTATGCAGTTTGTGAAGCATACTGACTTTTCTGCTAATTGAATGTTTACTTTTTTTATATTGGCAGATTAAAGTTGGCCATAAAGATAGGTGTTCTGGTGTGCCAATAAAAAAAAGGCTATTTCATTTGTCACAATGTTCATTTTCTCCATCCCAAGAAATATGTTCAATATCACATAATTATCAGAGGCAACCTAATCAGTTCTCAGTTGAAGCAGAATCTTCTGTGTCAGTAAAAGATGCTGGTCTGCCACTGGACACAGGTACAAGTCCTAAGGACGTTGTAAATTCTTCCTCTGCATCATCTGGTCAGAGGTATGGCAGTGATGTCCATGCTAATCATGATGACATGGAACTCAAGAAAGCCACAAGAGCCTTCAAGGGATCAAATATGGAGGAAGATCGTAATGCTGATAACAGGCCATCACTAGGCTTAGATATGGATAAAGGAAAGCAGTTATCACAGCCTGGTACATGGGAAATGATTATAGTTGACAGGACCATGGAAGAGAAAATTGCTACATGTGATGTATCTGCATTTAGAGGAGTTGAAACAACATCCATTGTGCATTTATCGTCATCTAAGGATAATAAATATCATGGTTACAACTCGTCGAAGCAAGAGATAGTTAAAACCTGTTCTTTGGATCTGCGTCAGACCATGCACAATGAAGTGGATTCAGAGTATGGATCTGCTGATCGCTGTGTGAGCAGAGAAAATTGGGATTTGAATGTTCCAATGGAGGTGTGGGAAGCCAATTTAAATGATTcagttgtagaacatgctatggATCATAGGTTAAATCAGAGCGCTATGCACCCGCAAAATATTGACAGATGCCTCATTCAACCTACGCTAGGCACCATTGCGAGTGCGTCAACATCAGGAACATCTATGGTCGAAAGAAGTCAATACAAGCCAAGATTGAG
Protein-coding regions in this window:
- the LOC135581026 gene encoding internal alternative NAD(P)H-ubiquinone oxidoreductase A1, mitochondrial-like isoform X2, with the translated sequence MPGGDGPHRGGLSGFPKGEVYFGVALPEQEDSPRDSVSYSTEIACVPSFSPYKSGHHFSSFSCMFGACQSAALPSSSTVSPPSSRCHLFTASMALSKIAKTAFSRSQGRIASENCVHRMGLLRRGLPASQPYHTLLPSMMASDGFSRIRRADVFGVESRGISHTPSREYPPTAQAIEDDLYVEADDGARLPGLEPTKPGEKPRVVVLGTGWAGCRFLKGLDAKLYDIVCISPRNHMVFTPLLASTCVGTLEFRSVAEPVGRIQSALAGAPDSYFYLANCTGIDTDKHEVHCESVPGTGLPYDPYRFKVAYDKLVIAAGADPLTFGIKGVREHAMFLREVHHAQEIRRKLLLNLMLSESPGISEEEKKRLLHCVVIGGGPTGVEFSGELSDFIMRDVRQRYSHVKDHIQVTLIEVRTASASRIDVYDLERSCRSFLFSEQANEILSSFDIGLRQYATNHLTKSGVRLVRGVVKEVLPEKILLSDGSCVPYGLLVWSTGVGPSEFVKSLDLPKAPGGRIGVDEWLRVPSVEDVFALGDCAGFLEHTGKPVLPALAQVAEREGKYLANMFNEIGKQNGGKAHCAGNITMGDAFVYRHLGSMASVGRYKALVDLRQSKDAKGISMAGFISWFIWRSAYLTRVVSWRNRFYVAVNWATTLVFGRDNSRIG
- the LOC135581026 gene encoding internal alternative NAD(P)H-ubiquinone oxidoreductase A1, mitochondrial-like isoform X1, giving the protein MPGGDGPHRGGLSGFPKGEVYFGVALPEQEDSPRDSVSYSTEIACVPSFSPYKSGHHFSSFSCMFGACQSAALPSSSTVSPPSSRCHLFTASMALSKIAKTAFSRSQGRIASENCVHRMGLLRRGLPASQPYHTLLPSMMASDGFSRIRRADVFGVESRGISHTPSREYPPTAQAIEDDLYVEADDGARLPGLEPTKPGEKPRVVVLGTGWAGCRFLKGLDAKLYDIVCISPRNHMVFTPLLASTCVGTLEFRSVAEPVGRIQSALAGAPDSYFYLANCTGIDTDKHEVHCESVPGTGLPYDPYRFKVAYDKLVIAAGADPLTFGIKGVREHAMFLREVHHAQEIRRKLLLNLMLSESPGISEEEKKRLLHCVVIGGGPTGVEFSGELSDFIMRDVRQRYSHVKDHIQVTLIEANEILSSFDIGLRQYATNHLTKSGVRLVRGVVKEVLPEKILLSDGSCVPYGLLVWSTGVGPSEFVKSLDLPKAPGGRIGVDEWLRVPSVEDVFALGDCAGFLEHTGKPVLPALAQVPRTPPFLFFEIDSMTNRTTVDAESCQLLLQTGCREGGQISRQHVQRDWQAERWQGALRREHHHGGCLRLQAPRKHGVRWALQSTGGSKTEQGRQGHFHGRVHQLVHMEVCLPDACGKLEKQVLRRGELGHDSGLRQG
- the LOC135581026 gene encoding internal alternative NAD(P)H-ubiquinone oxidoreductase A1, mitochondrial-like isoform X3 gives rise to the protein MPGGDGPHRGGLSGFPKGEVYFGVALPEQEDSPRDSVSYSTEIACVPSFSPYKSGHHFSSFSCMFGACQSAALPSSSTVSPPSSRCHLFTASMALSKIAKTAFSRSQGRIASENCVHRMGLLRRGLPASQPYHTLLPSMMASDGFSRIRRADVFGVESRGISHTPSREYPPTAQAIEDDLYVEADDGARLPGLEPTKPGEKPRVVVLGTGWAGCRFLKGLDAKLYDIVCISPRNHMVFTPLLASTCVGTLEFRSVAEPVGRIQSALAGAPDSYFYLANCTGIDTDKHEVHCESVPGTGLPYDPYRFKVAYDKLVIAAGADPLTFGIKGVREHAMFLREVHHAQEIRRKLLLNLMLSESPGISEEEKKRLLHCVVIGGGPTGVEFSGELSDFIMRDVRQRYSHVKDHIQVTLIEANEILSSFDIGLRQYATNHLTKSGVRLVRGVVKEVLPEKILLSDGSCVPYGLLVWSTGVGPSEFVKSLDLPKAPGGRIGVDEWLRVPSVEDVFALGDCAGFLEHTGKPVLPALAQVAEREGKYLANMFNEIGKQNGGKAHCAGNITMGDAFVYRHLGSMASVGRYKALVDLRQSKDAKGISMAGFISWFIWRSAYLTRVVSWRNRFYVAVNWATTLVFGRDNSRIG
- the LOC135581026 gene encoding internal alternative NAD(P)H-ubiquinone oxidoreductase A1, mitochondrial-like isoform X4; protein product: MALSKIAKTAFSRSQGRIASENCVHRMGLLRRGLPASQPYHTLLPSMMASDGFSRIRRADVFGVESRGISHTPSREYPPTAQAIEDDLYVEADDGARLPGLEPTKPGEKPRVVVLGTGWAGCRFLKGLDAKLYDIVCISPRNHMVFTPLLASTCVGTLEFRSVAEPVGRIQSALAGAPDSYFYLANCTGIDTDKHEVHCESVPGTGLPYDPYRFKVAYDKLVIAAGADPLTFGIKGVREHAMFLREVHHAQEIRRKLLLNLMLSESPGISEEEKKRLLHCVVIGGGPTGVEFSGELSDFIMRDVRQRYSHVKDHIQVTLIEANEILSSFDIGLRQYATNHLTKSGVRLVRGVVKEVLPEKILLSDGSCVPYGLLVWSTGVGPSEFVKSLDLPKAPGGRIGVDEWLRVPSVEDVFALGDCAGFLEHTGKPVLPALAQVAEREGKYLANMFNEIGKQNGGKAHCAGNITMGDAFVYRHLGSMASVGRYKALVDLRQSKDAKGISMAGFISWFIWRSAYLTRVVSWRNRFYVAVNWATTLVFGRDNSRIG